The segment CGCCGCTGCCCGCATCGATGCGACACCGCGGATCCAGCTGAAAGCGGTGCGCCAGTTCATCGCTGACGCAGCCGATGGTGGCATCCGAAGGCCGGATCTCCGGTAGTTTGGCCGGCAAATCAGCAGAGATGGCTTCGAGAACCCGGATGGACCACCGGCGCTTTTTCGGATGCCAGAGCGCCATGCCCGAGGCATCGCCCGGTTCCATGATCCTTACGCCGCCGGTCAAGTACCAGTTTATATAATTGTGTACGAGAAAACAGGTGGTCGTGTTGCGAAAGGCTTCGGGCTCATGCCGTACCATATGAAAAATTTTTGCTGCGGTATAGCCGGTACGCTGACTGTTGCCGACTTCTTGGATCATGCTCTCCGGGCCGCCCACCGCTTCGGTGAGCAAGCGGCACTCTTCTTCAGTGCTGAAATCATTCCACAGTTTGCTGCGTTTGCGGGTGAGGGCTCCCGCTTGGTCCAGGGTGACCAGGCCATGCTGTTGTCCGGATACGGATAGGCAGCGGATCTGCCGCTGATCAAGTTTTGATCGCAGCAGGCGTTCCAGCAGGATATCGACGGCTTCAATCCACATCGTGGGATCTGATTCCGAAGCGCCCAGTTCCAAGCCTTGCACCACGCCGTTGATCGTGCCATATTGCGGCAGATCCTGATCGTATTGGACCGAGTCCTTGTAGACCATTTCTTTTCTATCGTCATCGATTACCACCAGTTTGGTGCCTTGGGTAGAGCTGTCGATGCCGGCGAACAGGTGCGCCATGTCTCCTCCTGTCCCATGCCCGGATCCGGAAAAAGCCTTGGCCTTTGCCGGATCCGGTTTGGTCATTTGCTGATCGCTTTTTTGATTTTTTGCGCTGTTTTCGGGCCGTAATAGTTGCAGGGCCCCTTTTTGGCATCCGGCGGGATGCCGAGGTCCTTGATGGCCTTTTTCACCAGGTTTTCTGAAACAGCCCATGCTTTGGCCAGTTTCGCAGCGGTCAACAGTTCCTCTGCCATGATGGTCCTCCTTTTATCTGATTTCTTGAAAAAGATAAGGTTTTTTTATTATAAAACAATGAAAATGTCTCAGGCTCCTGCTGTGGGCCCGGCGGACGGTTATGTTTATTTAAATTTTATTCAGTATCGCCGCGGCGGTGATAGGATCCGCAGCCGGCGTTGCGCTGAAAGGGATTCAGTTTCTTGCTTTCTTTTAAGGCGGGCGGCAATTTTCATTTTGGTTTTCACGTTTAAAATTTGTACTTTTTAGTCACCCTTTCTGAATCGTCTTTCATCTATCAGCGCTTAGGAGAAGTGTTGCATGAAAGTTCTTGTTCTCAACTGCGGAAGCTCCTCGATAAAATTTCAGCTCATTGAAATGGACACCGAAGAGGTGCTGGCGAAAGGCCAGACGGAAAAAATCGGTTCTCAGGAGGCGATCTTTACCTACAAGCCCAAGGGCAAAGAAAAAATCGTTCGCACTCAGGCCATCCTGTCCCATGACGTCGCCATTGAGGTGGTGTTGCGATCGCTCATGGATCCGATCGAAGGGGTTCTCAAGTCCAAGACCGAGATAGACGGCATCGGCCATCGGCTGGTGCACGGCGGAGAGGAATTTGTCGATTCGGTGCTCATCGACGAGGAGGTGAAGGAAGGCGTACGCCGCTGCATCCAGTTTGCGCCGTTGCACAATCCGCACAATCTGCACGGCGTGGAAGCCTGCGAACAGCTGTTGCCCGGTGTTCCCCAAGTCGGCGTTTTCGATACGGCGTTTCATCACACCCTGCCGCGTCAGGCCTATATCTATGCGCTGCCGATGAAGTTTTATCGTGAACACAAGATCCGGCGTTACGGTTTCCACGGCACTTCGCATGCCTATGTGGCGCGCACGGCCGCCGAATACGTCGGCAAGCCGCTTGAATCCCTAAAGATCATCACCTGCCATCTGGGCAACGGCGCCAGCATCACGGCGGTCGACGGCGGACATTCGGTGGAGACGAGCATGGGCTTTACGCCGCTGGAGGGATTGATCATGGGTACACGCTGCGGCGACATCGATCCGGCGCTGATCCCGCACATCGCTGATTTGGAGAAACTGACATTGGCGCAAGTGGATGCGTTGCTCAATAAAAAGAGCGGCATGCTGGGCCTGACTGAAAAAACCAATGACTTCCGCGAGATCGAGGAGGCGGCTGAAGCAGGCGATCCGCAGTCCATCATGGCGTTGGAGGCTTTCTGTCATCGCTTGAAGAAATACATCGGCGCGTATTCAGCGGTGCTGGGGGGATTGGACATTCTGGTGTTCACCGCCGGCATCGGTGAGCATTCCCCGCTGGTGCGTGCGGCCAGTGTGAAGAATATGGAGTATCTGGGCATCAGCGTGGATGAGGCGAAGAACCAGGCCAACGCTTTTGATATCGGCACCGGCCGGGTCAAGGTGCTGGTGAT is part of the bacterium genome and harbors:
- a CDS encoding acetate kinase — encoded protein: MKVLVLNCGSSSIKFQLIEMDTEEVLAKGQTEKIGSQEAIFTYKPKGKEKIVRTQAILSHDVAIEVVLRSLMDPIEGVLKSKTEIDGIGHRLVHGGEEFVDSVLIDEEVKEGVRRCIQFAPLHNPHNLHGVEACEQLLPGVPQVGVFDTAFHHTLPRQAYIYALPMKFYREHKIRRYGFHGTSHAYVARTAAEYVGKPLESLKIITCHLGNGASITAVDGGHSVETSMGFTPLEGLIMGTRCGDIDPALIPHIADLEKLTLAQVDALLNKKSGMLGLTEKTNDFREIEEAAEAGDPQSIMALEAFCHRLKKYIGAYSAVLGGLDILVFTAGIGEHSPLVRAASVKNMEYLGISVDEAKNQANAFDIGTGRVKVLVIPTNEELAIARDTLRILREHSS